In the Quercus lobata isolate SW786 chromosome 5, ValleyOak3.0 Primary Assembly, whole genome shotgun sequence genome, one interval contains:
- the LOC115989367 gene encoding secreted RxLR effector protein 161-like yields MARVPYTSVVGSPMYAILCTRPDIYFAVGMVSRYQSNLGSVHWQVVKRIFRYLRGTSDLILCYQGGDLRLRGYFDVDWASDRDEHKSTTGYVFLLSGAAISWCSKKQSCIALSTMESDYIACSIATQEAVWLKSFFQSLSVTSLVDEAIKMYCDSMAAWLMLNILSIIAKANTYRLV; encoded by the coding sequence atggcAAGAGTTCCCTATACAAGTGTAGTTGGAAGTCCGATGTATGCTATATTGTGTACTCGACCAGACATCTATTTTGCAGTTGGTATGGTTAGTCGTTATCAAAGTAATCTAGGATCTGTTCATTGGCAAGTAGTTAAGAGGATTTTTCGATACCTTCGTGGGACATCGGATCTCATTCTTTGCTATCAGGGTGGAGATTTGAGATTGAGAGGTTATTTTGATGTTGACTGGGCCAGCGATAGAGATGAGCACAAGTCCACTACAGGTTATGTATTTCTACTTAGTGGTGCAGCTATCTCTTGGTGCAGTAAGAAACAGTCTTGCATTGCTTTATCCACAATGGAGTCTGATTATATTGCTTGTTCAATAGCAACACAAGAAGCTGTTTGGTTAAAGAGTTTTTTCCAAAGCCTAAGCGTGACATCTCTTGTAGATGAAGCTATAAAGATGTATTGTGATAGTATGGCAGCATGGCTCATGCTAAATATCCTAAGTATCATAGCAAAAGCAAACACATACAGACTCGTATAA